The Xanthomonas sp. CFBP 8443 genome has a window encoding:
- a CDS encoding glycosyltransferase, whose translation MQVALANGLCLRGHHVKLVAGQVLVHPDGLTANVPVLEIAPSGPFHFLSGFLRGWRRQAPDVIFTTSNDVACLVLLLKLLYRKPVRVVVTQHLSVSGPRIASRGARRVKLELLMRAMRLLFPRADSCVAVSEAVASDMRSELGLSPDKVSVIHNPVVAPDCELRSLQQVDWPWPDRSVPTVVFVGRFSPEKRLDLLLRAFSRVLTQKPARLLLIGTGPLESRVSQWMNEAGLGATCERLGYVANPLPYIRQADVLVLCSDYEGFGNVLVEAMACGTQVVSTDCPDGPREILEDGRLGQLVRCGDHDALAEALIRVIDGRCRVEPDVLRRRAAEFGVQKSIDAYEELVAGLRPRIRVRSRSPDA comes from the coding sequence GTGCAGGTTGCGCTGGCCAATGGGCTTTGCCTTCGAGGTCACCACGTCAAGCTTGTTGCGGGGCAGGTGCTTGTGCATCCTGATGGGCTTACGGCGAACGTTCCGGTTCTTGAAATCGCGCCAAGTGGGCCTTTTCATTTTTTATCAGGTTTCCTGCGCGGGTGGCGGCGGCAGGCACCAGATGTAATTTTCACGACGTCCAACGACGTGGCTTGTCTTGTCCTGCTCTTGAAGTTGCTTTACCGGAAACCAGTACGGGTGGTGGTTACCCAGCACCTGTCGGTATCGGGTCCAAGGATTGCAAGTCGCGGTGCCAGGCGGGTGAAGCTCGAATTGCTCATGCGCGCGATGCGGCTGCTTTTCCCCCGTGCCGATTCGTGTGTCGCCGTGTCCGAAGCGGTGGCTAGCGATATGCGCTCTGAGTTGGGGCTGTCGCCGGACAAGGTCAGCGTGATCCACAATCCGGTGGTGGCGCCTGACTGCGAATTGCGCTCTTTGCAACAGGTGGACTGGCCGTGGCCGGACCGGAGCGTTCCCACCGTCGTCTTCGTCGGCCGATTTTCGCCGGAGAAGCGTCTTGATCTCCTGCTTCGCGCATTTTCTCGCGTCCTCACTCAAAAGCCCGCGCGGCTGCTGCTGATTGGAACCGGGCCTCTGGAGTCCCGAGTGTCGCAATGGATGAATGAGGCGGGATTGGGTGCAACTTGCGAGCGGCTTGGCTATGTCGCCAACCCCTTGCCCTATATTCGCCAGGCCGACGTCCTGGTCCTGTGCTCAGACTACGAGGGCTTCGGCAATGTTCTCGTGGAGGCGATGGCGTGCGGGACCCAGGTGGTTTCGACGGATTGTCCCGACGGACCGCGCGAAATCCTGGAGGATGGGCGGCTGGGGCAGCTTGTCCGCTGTGGCGATCACGATGCGCTGGCCGAAGCGTTGATCCGTGTCATCGACGGTAGGTGCCGGGTCGAGCCTGACGTGTTGAGGCGACGGGCGGCAGAGTTTGGCGTGCAAAAATCAATCGATGCTTATGAAGAGCTTGTCGCGGGACTTCGGCCGCGAATTCGCGTCAGGTCGCGCTCGCCCGATGCGTGA
- a CDS encoding FkbM family methyltransferase codes for MKANTLLGLRASARAFSFGGRFNAPQSIMRRLFRHHRAVVSIGDFDGDMAMDLSLTEHMQRRIFWMGYYSQGIVALLDRILAPGMSVIDVGANIGEITLVAAKRVGQAGRVVSFEPVDSLADTLCSHVLRNDLRNVTVVRQGLSNRHDHVPIFASCGQGELGDEHHGLGSLFGTPSHDRALQDIEITTLDAYLDANPLRRVDIIKVDIEGAELACLQGARLTLGKYKPSLIVEVQQESSLKAGYDPGEILDYLQELGYRFQVIRSDGTLRKVDRSSLGPYQNVLCTVAG; via the coding sequence GTGAAGGCCAATACCTTGCTCGGTCTCCGTGCCTCTGCCAGAGCGTTCTCATTTGGCGGCCGGTTCAATGCTCCTCAATCCATCATGAGGCGGCTCTTCCGGCATCACAGGGCCGTGGTCAGCATCGGAGATTTTGACGGCGACATGGCGATGGACCTGTCTTTGACGGAACACATGCAGCGGCGCATCTTCTGGATGGGGTACTACAGCCAGGGCATCGTGGCCTTGTTGGACCGCATCCTGGCGCCCGGCATGAGCGTCATCGATGTTGGCGCCAATATCGGTGAAATCACACTGGTGGCGGCGAAGCGCGTGGGTCAGGCAGGAAGGGTCGTTTCGTTTGAACCTGTCGACAGCCTCGCCGACACGTTGTGCAGCCATGTGCTGCGAAACGATCTCCGCAACGTCACGGTGGTACGCCAAGGGTTGTCGAATCGACATGACCATGTACCGATCTTCGCTTCCTGCGGGCAAGGAGAGCTTGGAGACGAGCATCATGGGCTGGGCAGCCTGTTTGGGACACCTTCGCACGATCGCGCACTTCAGGATATCGAAATAACGACGCTGGACGCTTATCTCGATGCAAATCCACTCCGCAGGGTCGACATCATCAAGGTCGATATCGAAGGTGCCGAGCTGGCCTGTCTGCAGGGCGCCAGGCTCACGCTGGGGAAGTACAAGCCCTCGTTGATCGTGGAGGTCCAGCAGGAATCCTCGTTGAAGGCGGGGTACGATCCGGGCGAGATATTGGACTACCTGCAGGAGCTCGGATATAGGTTCCAGGTCATCCGGTCCGATGGGACGTTAAGGAAAGTCGACCGTTCCTCTCTCGGGCCTTACCAGAACGTGCTTTGTACCGTCGCCGGATAG
- a CDS encoding class I SAM-dependent methyltransferase — protein sequence MSASEHHLKSLQAIRAYELRQALAFFPVPAPGRTVTVLELGAGTGQQALMLRDAGYEVSAVDLPSSHYHDARVFEVEDYDGRTLPFADGAFDVVFSSNVLEHVADIDRILDETRRVLKRDGHAVHVLPSSSCRLWSIPGHYLWLARRVLQRVSTSTKAPVEGENSLAIPKTPSGFDEWRKTLFPSRHGERGNVLTETFYFSRSWWSGTFQKGGFEAVTTQSTGIFYTMCNSFAHKLSISRRQSLSFLLGSSCHIYVLRKLNHAPDKGGDR from the coding sequence ATGTCCGCCAGCGAACATCATCTCAAGAGCTTGCAGGCGATTCGGGCATACGAGTTGCGGCAGGCCCTTGCGTTCTTTCCAGTTCCTGCGCCTGGCCGGACGGTAACCGTCCTGGAGCTCGGGGCGGGGACTGGTCAGCAGGCCTTGATGCTGAGGGACGCTGGTTATGAGGTGAGCGCGGTCGATTTGCCAAGCAGCCACTACCATGATGCACGGGTCTTCGAAGTCGAGGACTACGATGGACGCACGCTGCCATTTGCCGATGGCGCGTTCGATGTCGTTTTTTCCTCGAACGTTCTTGAGCATGTCGCGGACATCGACCGCATCCTGGATGAGACGAGGCGCGTGCTCAAGCGCGATGGTCACGCTGTGCACGTGCTGCCCAGTAGCTCTTGCCGTCTCTGGAGCATCCCTGGCCACTATCTCTGGCTGGCGCGCCGGGTGCTGCAACGGGTTTCCACCTCCACGAAAGCGCCAGTTGAGGGCGAGAATTCCCTTGCAATCCCAAAGACCCCATCGGGCTTCGATGAATGGCGGAAGACGCTGTTTCCTTCGAGGCACGGAGAAAGAGGCAACGTGTTGACGGAGACATTCTATTTTTCCCGCTCGTGGTGGTCGGGAACGTTCCAAAAGGGGGGCTTTGAGGCCGTCACGACACAGTCGACCGGTATCTTCTACACGATGTGCAATTCATTTGCGCATAAGTTGTCGATCTCGCGGAGGCAGAGTCTCTCGTTTTTGCTGGGCTCGTCGTGCCACATCTATGTCCTGCGCAAGCTGAATCACGCGCCGGACAAGGGGGGGGACAGGTGA
- a CDS encoding glycosyltransferase family 4 protein, whose amino-acid sequence MKILVVCKRQYSDKDLLEDRFGRLYELPRELARQGHSVRVCALSYRRRPEDATPKPDDLGVQWHSINALPQGLLRHFQWLDTATSRWRPDVVWASSDMLQAVLAAKWAIKRDVPYVIDLYDNYESFGLSRLPGLSGAFRSACRRAYALTTVSHALAEYVRGDYRVAGPVHVVVNGVNTEIFHPLDKHSSRTALGLPVDARLIGTAGALTSSRGISDLFDAFIQLAQGMQDLWLVHAGPTDRTVRRYRHPRIIDLGRLPQTEVPRVLASLDVGVVCNRSSAFGRYCFPLKLHEMLAMRIPLVATALGDVAQVLDNHAPCLYEPGNVEMLAYRISTQLAHPSVRAIRIPTWRDCAIMLDSALRATTAGASTQT is encoded by the coding sequence GTGAAGATATTGGTGGTATGCAAGCGGCAGTACTCGGACAAGGATCTCCTTGAAGACCGCTTCGGGCGACTGTACGAGCTTCCTCGCGAACTGGCCCGGCAGGGCCACTCGGTGCGCGTCTGTGCGCTCAGCTATCGCCGGCGCCCGGAAGACGCTACTCCCAAGCCAGACGATCTCGGCGTCCAGTGGCATTCGATCAACGCACTGCCACAGGGCCTTCTTCGCCATTTCCAGTGGCTCGACACAGCGACCTCCCGCTGGCGTCCAGATGTCGTGTGGGCCAGTTCAGACATGCTCCAGGCGGTGCTTGCCGCCAAATGGGCGATCAAACGAGACGTTCCCTACGTCATCGATCTCTATGACAACTATGAGAGCTTCGGGCTCTCGCGGCTACCCGGCCTGTCTGGCGCATTTCGATCGGCTTGCCGCCGCGCGTATGCATTGACAACGGTCAGCCACGCCCTTGCGGAGTATGTCCGTGGGGACTACCGCGTAGCCGGTCCTGTCCATGTCGTGGTGAATGGCGTGAACACGGAGATCTTTCACCCCCTCGACAAGCACTCCTCCAGAACCGCGTTGGGACTGCCAGTCGATGCGCGCCTGATCGGTACAGCAGGGGCGCTGACTTCGAGTCGGGGCATCAGCGATCTTTTTGACGCTTTCATCCAACTGGCCCAAGGCATGCAAGACCTTTGGCTGGTTCATGCCGGGCCAACCGATCGGACAGTTCGCCGCTATCGGCACCCTCGCATCATCGACTTGGGGAGACTTCCGCAGACCGAGGTACCCCGTGTTCTGGCGTCGTTGGACGTCGGGGTCGTGTGCAATCGAAGTTCAGCGTTCGGACGCTACTGCTTTCCGCTGAAACTACATGAAATGTTGGCGATGCGCATTCCGTTGGTGGCCACAGCACTGGGGGACGTTGCACAGGTACTGGACAACCATGCGCCCTGTCTTTACGAGCCAGGCAATGTGGAGATGCTGGCGTACCGCATTTCTACGCAGTTGGCACATCCCTCAGTTCGCGCAATCCGCATACCGACTTGGCGCGATTGCGCAATCATGCTCGATTCGGCACTTCGGGCTACAACCGCCGGCGCGTCGACGCAGACGTGA